The sequence below is a genomic window from Nitrospirota bacterium.
ACAGAGGGCACGGAGAAAACAGGGTTTTATAATTTCCTGTTTGCAAATAAACTCTTATTTTTACTACTATTATAATCATTTACTTAAAGTAATGCTTGAAGAATCTAACGGCATAACTCTGCTCGAACTCCTTATTGTTATCACAATAATCGGGATAATAACCCTCGTATCTACGCCTCTGCTCGGTCAGTTCAAATCAAATTACAGCGTGCGCTCAGCAGCAACAGATTTAATTCAGAATATGAGGCTTGCAAGGGCAATGGCGATAAAGGAGAACAGAGAGTATCTGATTGTCTTTGATACTGCAAACAACAGGTATCTAATGGGTTTCGATGGAGATGGCGACAGGAACCTCACAACTCTTAATATGGATACCTTTGGAATCTGCAAGGACATTGATGGTGACAGACTGCCCAATGATGATACTGATGCTAATGGAGATAATGTGCCTGACTGTGTGATGGTGGTAAATTTACAGGACTATGGCGCAGATGTAGAGTTTGGGACAATGGCATCCGAAAATCCAGATGGTTCGCCGCTCTGTAAGAATGCACCAGTGTGTTTTGGAAGCACTGAACCTCCGAGAGCAGATTTTAATCCCAGTGGCTCTGCAGGCAACTTAGGCTCTGTTTATCTTCAGCATGCCGGGAGAGGTTATAGCTATGTGGTCCGGATAAGCAATCATGCTGGTGCAGCAAGTATGTGGAAATGGAAAGGTGAAAAAGGTAATCTTAAACCATCCCAGGGGCCGGATAATTCTCAATGGATAGAGGTAAGATGAAATCGATTTCTACCATATCTTTCTCAG
It includes:
- a CDS encoding GspH/FimT family protein — protein: MLEESNGITLLELLIVITIIGIITLVSTPLLGQFKSNYSVRSAATDLIQNMRLARAMAIKENREYLIVFDTANNRYLMGFDGDGDRNLTTLNMDTFGICKDIDGDRLPNDDTDANGDNVPDCVMVVNLQDYGADVEFGTMASENPDGSPLCKNAPVCFGSTEPPRADFNPSGSAGNLGSVYLQHAGRGYSYVVRISNHAGAASMWKWKGEKGNLKPSQGPDNSQWIEVR